The Rhodothermales bacterium genomic interval CGGGTGCAGGGGTAGTGGCCGACTCCGATCCCGCCATGGAATTCGAGGAAACGCGCAACAAGGCCCGGGCCCTTCACGCGGCCATCCGGGTTGCCGCCGAGGAACTGCAATAAATTCAACCGGAAAAAGCCCCGGAATCGGTACTTTACCCACGACTCCACCTTTCCACCCGCACCACCAGATCAGACCATGGGAATCAAAGAACTGTTGCTCAAACAAGGATGGGCCGGGCGCACCATTTCGCGCGCGGAAACCATTGACCACGTGAACCCCATCATCCGGACCATGACGGTGGCCATGCATCATTGGGGAGCGGCGACCACCACGCTGGACGGTGAAGCCGGCCGTTCTGCCCGGGAAGCGCTGAAGACGCTGCGCATGGATATCGGAAAACTGTGTGAGACCGTATTCAGCTGTGGCGGCGTGGCCTACAACGGCACGGACCTCGAGCCGGAAACGTTCACCGCCGACGGGGACATCTGGAAGACGCTGGCCGACCAGGAAGCAGCCATCGCCGAGCACCTGAAACCGCAACTGAAGATTGAGCACCACATGCGGACGCGGGCCATCCTGGCTGCCGTAGCTGCCAACCACGAGGAACGGGTAAAATTCATCCGCTCCCGGGGCTGATTCCTTACGATATGAGTCCTTTGCATCCGTCGCCGTCTCCCGCCCCGTTTCCGGACATCGTGGTCTCGGGTATCCAGCCCTCCGGCACCCTGCACCTGGGCAACTGGTTCGGTGCCATTCGGCAGCATATAGCCCTGCACAAGGGCGGCCCTTCGTACTTCTTCATCGTGAACTACCACGCGCTGACGACGCTGCACGATGCAGCTGCGCTCCGTCGGTATTCCATGGATGTGGCGCTCGACTACCTTGCCCTCGGTTTCGACCCTGAGGCATCGAGTCTATTCCTCCAGAGCGATATCCCCCAGGTGAATGAACTGGCGTGGATATTCTATACCCTGACGCCGGTCTCACAGCTGGAAAAGGGGGTGTCCTACAAGGACAAGGTGGCCCAGGGGCTTTCAGCGAATGCCGGACTTTTCAATTACCCGGTCCTTCAGGCGGCCGATATTCTGGTCTACGGCGGGACGCAGGTGCCGGTCGGTGCCGACCAGAAACAGAATATCGAAATCTGTCGTGACCTGGCCATGCGATTCAATGACCGGTTCGCAGCGCCCGATGCCCCCATCCTGCCCGTTCCCGAGCCGTATATCCTGGACCAGGTAGCGATCGTTCCGGGATTGGACGGGCGCAAGATGTCCAAAAGCTACGACAACACGATCGGGATCTTCGACGAGGGGAAGGAACTGAAGCGCAAGGTCATGTCCATCGTGACCGACTCGACCCCGCTGGAAGAACCCAAGGATCCGGATACCTGCAACGTTTTTGCCCTCATCCGGCTGTTCGCCGATGACGAGGACCGCGAGCGTATTGCAGACGCCTACCGGAGCGGCGGATATGGCTACGGTCACGCCAAGAAGGAATTGCTGGCCATGATTACCGACGCGTTCGCCGAAGCGCGCGAGCGCCGTCGGGAGTTGGCCAAGCGGCCGGACGACGTGATGGACATCCTGCGGGAGGGGGGGCGGAAAGGACGCGAGCGCGCCAGTCAGGTCATGGAGCCGGTCCGGGAAGCCGTCGGCCTGATTACCACGTACTGAGCATGATCCTTGTCATTGACAACTACGACTCGTTCACGTGGAACCTGGTCCACCTTGTGGCCCGGACGCAGGCCGACGTCAAGGTGGTCCGGAACGACGAGTGGTCCGTGGACCATGTGATGGCCGCGCGGCCCGATGGCATCCTGATTTCACCCGGTCCCGGGCGTCCAGCGGACGCCGGCGTATCCATGGAACTCATCCGGGCGTTGGGGGCATCGATCCCCATCCTCGGCGTCTGCCTGGGGCACCAGGCCATCGGTGAGGTCTACGGCGGAACGGTCACGTATGCACCCACGCTCATGCATGGCAAAACATCCGAGATCGTGCACACGGGCCTGGGGGTGTTCCATGATATTCCGTCCCCTTGCATTGCAACACGATATCACTCGCTGGTCGTGGAGAGGAATTCCCTGCCGGACAGCCTCTTGGTCACGGCAGAAACCCGGGACGGCGTCATCATGGGACTCAAACACGCCTCGCACCCTGTTGAAGGTATCCAATTCCATCCGGAAAGCCTGCTTACGGCCGATGGACCGCACATGATTGACACGTGGGTGACTGCATGCATGACCTCCTGACCCGGATAGCCGAACACGAATCGTTGACCCGTCACGATGCCGCCAGGGCCATGGAACTCATGCTCGGGGGGCAGGCGTCGCCCGAGCAGATTGCGGCCTTCCTAGTGGGCCTGCGCGCGCGCGGCGAAACGCTCGAGGAACTCGTCGGCCTGACCGGCAGCATGCGGTCGTTCGCCGTCAAGGTGGATGCGCCCGCAAACGCCATGGACATCGTGGGCACGGGGGGGGATCGGAGTGGAACGTTCAACATCTCCACCGCTGCATCCCTGGTCTGCGCCGGAGCCGGTGTCACCGTGGCCAAGCATGGCAATCGGTCCGTTTCGTCCAAATGTGGTTCGGCAGACGTACTGGAGGCGCTCGGCGTTCGGACGGAACTCGGCAAGGAGGGCATAGAATACTGCCTTCGCGAGGCCGGCATCGCTTTCCTCTTCGCCCCGTTCTTCCATCCGGCCCTGAAACACGTCATGCCCGTCCGACGTGCGTTGGGCGTCCGCACCTGTTTCAATATCCTCGGCCCACTCTGCAACCCCGCGGGCGTCCGGCGGCAGCTCATCGGTGCCTTCAGCAAGGACGTGGCACGAATGATGGCGCATATCCTGGTCGAACTGGGGTCCGAGTCGGTGGTCTGTGTGCACGCCCACGACGGGCTGGATGAAATCTCGCTTTCCGGTCCCACCACGGTTTTCCGCCTGACCCATCCTGGTGAACCCCTGTCCGAGCACACCATCTCCCCCTTCGACTACGGGATGGCCCCCGCACCCCTGTCTGAAATCCTGGGTGGCGATGCCGCACGGAATGCCGCCATCGTTCGCTCCATACTCGAGGGCAAACCCGGTGCTCCACGTGACATCGTGGTCCTGAACGCTGCGTTCGCCTTGTTGGTATCGGGCACGGTGACCACCGTCCGGGACGGCCTGGATCGGGCCCGGACGGCCATCGATTCGGGTGCGGCCGCCGAGGCCCTGGAACGCCTGGCCGCCGCAAGCCACGCGGCCCCATGAGCGCTTCCATCCTGGACCGGATTGTAGCCGACACCCGCGCAGCGCTGCCCAAGCGACGTTCAGATCGGCCCGTGCGTGCGCTGGAATCCATGGATGGATTCGCCCGCACGCCCTTGTCCCTGGCCCAGGCCGTACGCCATACTCATGTGTCGGAGGGCATGGCCATCATTGCCGAAGCCAAGAAAAGGTCTCCCTCGAAAGGCCTCCTGCGGGATCCCTTCGATACGCGCGCCATTGTCCGAACCTATACGGACAACGGCGCGGCTGCGCTTTCCATCCTGACCGAGCCCCTGTATTTCGGTGGAGACCCTGCTTTCCTGGAGGCCGCCCGACTGGAAACCGGCATCCCCCTCCTGCGGAAGGACTTCATTGTCGATCCCTATCAGGTTGTGGAGGCCCGTGCATGGGGGGCGGACGCCATATTGCTCATTGCCACCATCCTGGATAGGCACCAGGCCGGTGAGTTGGTTGCTGCAGCCACGGAGCTCGGTCTGTCCGTCCTCATGGAGCTCTACGACGCCCATGAGCTGGACCGCCTGGATGTGGACACGCTCGACGTCATGGGGGTGAACAGCCGGGACCTTCACACGTTCGAAGTGGACCTCCCGGCGGCCATCCGTACCCTGTCGGCGCTCCCGGATCACGTCGTGCGTGTCGCAGAAAGCGGGATTTCCTCTCCCGATGACATCAACCTGTTGAGGGACAACGGCATCCATGCAGCGTTGGTCGGAGAAGCCTTCATGCGTGCCGAAGACCCGGGACACGCATTGGCCCACCTGCTCGGCCGTCAACCGTATTCCCAGATTTGAATTGCAATCCACGCCTTCCCAGATGACCCAGATCAAAATATGCGGCATTGCCAACCTTGCCGATGCCCGCTTCGCAGCCGGCGCCGGGGCTGATTTCCTGGGCTTTGTCCAGCATCCGGAGAGTCCCCGCTACATTGAACCGCGCAAGGCCCGAGAGATCATTGACTGGGTCTATGGGGCCAAGCCAGTCGGTGTATTCGTGAATCGACGTCCGTTTGACGTCAATGCCATTGCGACGGAAGCCGGGTTCGAGTTCGTGCAGCTCCACGGAGACGAAACGCCGGAGATGTGCCAGGACCTCGATTTCCCTGTCATCAAGGCCATCCGTGTTCGACCGGAGTGGTCGGCGAATGCCATTGAAGACGCGGTCGGACCGTTCTCGGACGTGGTCGATTATGTCCTGTTCGATACGTGGGATGCGGCACTGTTCGGCGGCACGGGCAAACCCTTTGACTGGTCCGTGCTGTCCCATGCTTCACTGCCGGTTCCTTACTTCCTGGCGGGCGGGCTGACACCGGACACGGTGGCCGACGCCCTCTCCGCCTGCACGCCCTTCGGCGTGGATGTGAGCAGTGGTGTCGAAGAGGCCCCGGGGCAGAAGGATTTCGGAGCCATCTCACAATTCGTAGAGGCCGTACGCCCATGAATTCATTGACCCAGCCCGACGCCACCGGCCATTTCGGCCCGTACGGTGGCCGGTTCGTGCCCGAAATCCTGATGCCGGCGCTTGAGGAGTTGACCCATGCCTGGCAGGCTGCCAAGACGGATCCGGAATTCCAGGCGACGTTGGACGGCCTGTTGGCCGACTATGTGGGTCGGCCGACCGCGCTCACCTTCGCCGAGCGCCTTACGGAGCATTTCAACGGCCCGCAGATCTGGCTGAAACGGGAAGACCTCTGCCATACCGGAGCGCACAAGATCAACAATACGGTGGGGCAAATCCTGCTGGCGCGCCGCATGGGCAAGTCCAGGATCATTGCCGAAACCGGTGCCGGTCAGCATGGTGTGGCCACGGCAACCGTGTGCGCCCGCTTCGGGATGGAATGCATTGTCTACATGGGCGCCGAAGACATGGAACGGCAGCGCCTGAACGTCCTTCGCATGGAGTTGCTGGGTGCCGAAGTCCGACCCGCCACCAGCGGCAGCCAGACGCTGAAGGATGCCACGAACGAGGCCATCCGTGACTGGGTGACGAATGTGCAGGACACGTTCTATATCATCGGCTCCGTGGTCGGTCCCCACCCCTATCCGGCCATGGTCCGGGACTTCCACACCATCATCGGGCGGGAGACCGCGGCGCAGCTCAAGCAGAAGACGGGACGCGACGCGCCCGATGTCCTGCTGGCATGCGTGGGAGGCGGCTCGAACGCCATCGGCCTGTTCCACCCGTTCCTGGACGTCCCCGACGTCCGTTGCATTGGCGTGGAAGCCTCCGGCGAAGGTCTTGATGGCCGGCATGCAGCCACGCTGACCCTGGGCAGCCCGGGTGTCCTCCATGGTGCGATGTCCTATCTGCTCCAGGACCAGGAAGGACAGGTCCAACTGGCCCACTCCATTTCAGCCGGCCTGGATTACCCGGGCGTAGGTCCGGAGCATTCCTGGTTGAAGGATTCCGGGCAGGTGGAATATGTGTCTGCCACGGACCGGGAAGCACTGGATGCCCTCCAACTGGTCTCCCGGCTGGAAGGCATTATCCCGGCCTTGGAAACCGCGCACGCCATCGCCCACCTTCCCGCCCTGGCACGTGAACTCGGTCCCGACGCCATTGTGGTGGTCGGTTGTTCGGGTCGCGGCGACAAGGACATGGGCACCATCGCGCAACACATGACTTCCCCGAGCCACCCATGAGCCGCCTTTCCACAGCCATCCTTGCGGCCCGGCCGGCACTCGGCATCTTCCTGACCGCCGGCTTTCCGTCCCGCGCGGACACCCTGCCCGTCCTGAGAGCCATTGAAGACGGCGGCGCCGACTTCATTGAACTGGGCATGCCCTTTTCGGACCCGCTGGCGGAAGGTCTTCCCATCCAGCGCTCCTCCAAGCGTGCCCTCGAAGACGGCATGACCATGCAGCGGACCCTCGACATGGCAGCTGCGTTCCGGGCTGAAAGCACGCTCCCGTTGCTCCTCATGGGCTATGCGAACCCTGTTCTCCGATATGGCCCCGGCAACTTTTTCAGGGCCTGCCGGTCTTCCGGAGTGGATGGCGTCATCCTCCCGGACGTGCCGTTGGAAGAAGCCCCCCGGTTCACATCCGAGGCAGCAGCCAACGATATCGACTTCGTCTTCCTCGTATCCCCCACCACGTCCAACGCGCGCATGCAACAGATTGATCAGCACGCCAGTGGATTCGTGTATGCCGTTTCGGTCAACGGGATCACGGGCACGGCGCTCGGGGACGCCGACAGCACCGCGGCCTATCTGAAACGTGCGCGAACCCACATCGTGCAGAATCCTTTGATGGTGGGTTTCGGTATCCGCAACCACGATGACGTGGTCCGTCTGTCGCCCAGCACCGACGGATGCATTGTCGGTTCGGCCCTGGTCGGACAGATCGAGCAGTGGTGGGATGAACGGCCGGACGCCACGCCGGGCGAACGTCTGGATGCCGTCCGTACCTTTGTCCACAGCCTCAAGAACGGGTAAACACGAGAAACCATGCCAAACCTGCCTGCCACGCCCACAACGGGACGCCGTTCGTTCCTGGACACTGTGCGTTTCCCCGGATTCCGCCCCCTTCTCC includes:
- a CDS encoding phosphoribosylanthranilate isomerase: MTQIKICGIANLADARFAAGAGADFLGFVQHPESPRYIEPRKAREIIDWVYGAKPVGVFVNRRPFDVNAIATEAGFEFVQLHGDETPEMCQDLDFPVIKAIRVRPEWSANAIEDAVGPFSDVVDYVLFDTWDAALFGGTGKPFDWSVLSHASLPVPYFLAGGLTPDTVADALSACTPFGVDVSSGVEEAPGQKDFGAISQFVEAVRP
- the trpA gene encoding tryptophan synthase subunit alpha, with the protein product MSRLSTAILAARPALGIFLTAGFPSRADTLPVLRAIEDGGADFIELGMPFSDPLAEGLPIQRSSKRALEDGMTMQRTLDMAAAFRAESTLPLLLMGYANPVLRYGPGNFFRACRSSGVDGVILPDVPLEEAPRFTSEAAANDIDFVFLVSPTTSNARMQQIDQHASGFVYAVSVNGITGTALGDADSTAAYLKRARTHIVQNPLMVGFGIRNHDDVVRLSPSTDGCIVGSALVGQIEQWWDERPDATPGERLDAVRTFVHSLKNG
- the trpB gene encoding tryptophan synthase subunit beta, which translates into the protein MNSLTQPDATGHFGPYGGRFVPEILMPALEELTHAWQAAKTDPEFQATLDGLLADYVGRPTALTFAERLTEHFNGPQIWLKREDLCHTGAHKINNTVGQILLARRMGKSRIIAETGAGQHGVATATVCARFGMECIVYMGAEDMERQRLNVLRMELLGAEVRPATSGSQTLKDATNEAIRDWVTNVQDTFYIIGSVVGPHPYPAMVRDFHTIIGRETAAQLKQKTGRDAPDVLLACVGGGSNAIGLFHPFLDVPDVRCIGVEASGEGLDGRHAATLTLGSPGVLHGAMSYLLQDQEGQVQLAHSISAGLDYPGVGPEHSWLKDSGQVEYVSATDREALDALQLVSRLEGIIPALETAHAIAHLPALARELGPDAIVVVGCSGRGDKDMGTIAQHMTSPSHP
- the trpC gene encoding indole-3-glycerol phosphate synthase TrpC; translated protein: MSASILDRIVADTRAALPKRRSDRPVRALESMDGFARTPLSLAQAVRHTHVSEGMAIIAEAKKRSPSKGLLRDPFDTRAIVRTYTDNGAAALSILTEPLYFGGDPAFLEAARLETGIPLLRKDFIVDPYQVVEARAWGADAILLIATILDRHQAGELVAAATELGLSVLMELYDAHELDRLDVDTLDVMGVNSRDLHTFEVDLPAAIRTLSALPDHVVRVAESGISSPDDINLLRDNGIHAALVGEAFMRAEDPGHALAHLLGRQPYSQI
- the trpD gene encoding anthranilate phosphoribosyltransferase, which gives rise to MHDLLTRIAEHESLTRHDAARAMELMLGGQASPEQIAAFLVGLRARGETLEELVGLTGSMRSFAVKVDAPANAMDIVGTGGDRSGTFNISTAASLVCAGAGVTVAKHGNRSVSSKCGSADVLEALGVRTELGKEGIEYCLREAGIAFLFAPFFHPALKHVMPVRRALGVRTCFNILGPLCNPAGVRRQLIGAFSKDVARMMAHILVELGSESVVCVHAHDGLDEISLSGPTTVFRLTHPGEPLSEHTISPFDYGMAPAPLSEILGGDAARNAAIVRSILEGKPGAPRDIVVLNAAFALLVSGTVTTVRDGLDRARTAIDSGAAAEALERLAAASHAAP
- the trpS gene encoding tryptophan--tRNA ligase; translated protein: MSPLHPSPSPAPFPDIVVSGIQPSGTLHLGNWFGAIRQHIALHKGGPSYFFIVNYHALTTLHDAAALRRYSMDVALDYLALGFDPEASSLFLQSDIPQVNELAWIFYTLTPVSQLEKGVSYKDKVAQGLSANAGLFNYPVLQAADILVYGGTQVPVGADQKQNIEICRDLAMRFNDRFAAPDAPILPVPEPYILDQVAIVPGLDGRKMSKSYDNTIGIFDEGKELKRKVMSIVTDSTPLEEPKDPDTCNVFALIRLFADDEDRERIADAYRSGGYGYGHAKKELLAMITDAFAEARERRRELAKRPDDVMDILREGGRKGRERASQVMEPVREAVGLITTY
- a CDS encoding aminodeoxychorismate/anthranilate synthase component II, translated to MILVIDNYDSFTWNLVHLVARTQADVKVVRNDEWSVDHVMAARPDGILISPGPGRPADAGVSMELIRALGASIPILGVCLGHQAIGEVYGGTVTYAPTLMHGKTSEIVHTGLGVFHDIPSPCIATRYHSLVVERNSLPDSLLVTAETRDGVIMGLKHASHPVEGIQFHPESLLTADGPHMIDTWVTACMTS